CGGTTGCGTGCGGCGGGGGCGGAGTTCGCGCTGGATACGGTGACCGAGCCGTGGGGGCAGCGGCGTTTGCAGGTGCGCGGGCCCGAGGGGGTGGTCGTGGAGGTGCTGCAGGTGGTGGCGCCGGATCCGGAGTGGTCGGCTGCCAACGGCCTGTGAGTTCGGCAGTGCCCAGGGCCGGCCGAGGGCGGCCTCTCCGGTGCCCCGCCGGCCGGTGGCCCGCTACCGCGGCCGGTTCACGGGCCGGCGGCGGAGTGGGCGGTGGCTCAGCTCAGGCCGCCGTTGGAGGAGATGAGCTGGCCGTTGACCCATCCGCCCTGGGGCGAGCACAGGAACGCGATCAGTTCGGCGCAGTCCTGGGGGGTGCCCAGACGCCCCAGCGGGGTGGCCTCGCGCAGGCGCCGGGCCAGGTCGGGGCTCATCCATCCGGTGTCGACGGGTCCGGGGTTGAGAGCGTTGGCGCTGATGCCCCGTTCGCCCAGTTCGGCGGCCGCGGCCAGGGTGATGCGGTCCAGGGCGCCTTTGCTGGCGCCGTAGGGCAGGTTGTGGGCGGTGTGGTCGCTGGTGAGGGCGATGATGCGGCCGCTGCCGTGCGGTCCGGGGAAGCGCAGGGCGTATTCGCGCATCAGCAGCCAGGCCGCGCGGGTGTTGACGGCGAAGTGGCGGTCGAAGCTGTCGAGGGCGGTGTCCAGCAGGCCGGAGTCCACGGATTCGCAGTGGGCCAGGACCAGGGCGGTGACCGGGCCGAGCCGTTCGTGCACGGCGGCCAGCAGTCGGGCGGGGGCGTCGGGATCGGCCAGGTCGGATTCCACCCCGAGCGCGCGGGCGCCGTGGGAGGTGACGGCGGCGTGCAGGGCTCGGGCGGCGCCCTCTTCGGTGCCCCAGGGCATGCGGGCGTCGTAGGCGCGGTAGTAGGTGAAGGCGACGTCGAAGCCGCGGGCGGCCAGCGTGCGGGCGGTGGCCGCGGCGATGTTGGTCGTGCGCCCGGCGCCGGTGACCAGCGCGACCGGTCGGGCGGGTGAGTCGGCGTCCATAGCGCCCATCTTCGCCGGGGGCGCTGCGGGGCGCACCGGGTTTTCGGTTCGGGGCGT
The genomic region above belongs to Streptomonospora salina and contains:
- a CDS encoding SDR family oxidoreductase → MDADSPARPVALVTGAGRTTNIAAATARTLAARGFDVAFTYYRAYDARMPWGTEEGAARALHAAVTSHGARALGVESDLADPDAPARLLAAVHERLGPVTALVLAHCESVDSGLLDTALDSFDRHFAVNTRAAWLLMREYALRFPGPHGSGRIIALTSDHTAHNLPYGASKGALDRITLAAAAELGERGISANALNPGPVDTGWMSPDLARRLREATPLGRLGTPQDCAELIAFLCSPQGGWVNGQLISSNGGLS